One window from the genome of Buchnera aphidicola (Neophyllaphis podocarpi) encodes:
- the murA gene encoding UDP-N-acetylglucosamine 1-carboxyvinyltransferase yields MNKIMINGPTRLNGDVNISGSKNASLPILFATLLTKEKIILNNVPNIKDIEITIKLLKHLGVKIKIYKSTYIIQSNKVRKYSIPNNLVISTRASIWALGAFLTRFKKIKLAFPGGCNIGLRPIDIHIEGLRKLGAIIKVKDGFIKAYVKKKLKGVCIIMKKISVGATINIMNAAILAEGTTIIKNAAKEPEIIDTANFLNMLGANIEGAGNYKITIKGVKSLKGGSYKIPPDRIETGTFLVAAAISKGKITCHNTKTNVLDSILSKLEESGAKIKIGINWISLDMKYQKPKSVNIVTAPYPGFPTDMQAQFTILNITSQGKGTIKETIFENRFMHIPEIIKMGAKVKVKKNNIICDGASNLLSSEITAKDLRSSASLILAGCIAQGKTIINNIYHIQRGYENILYKLKILGANIKIIK; encoded by the coding sequence ATAAATAAAATAATGATAAATGGTCCAACAAGACTAAATGGAGATGTAAACATTTCAGGATCAAAAAATGCATCACTGCCAATATTATTTGCTACTTTACTTACAAAAGAAAAAATAATATTAAATAATGTACCAAATATTAAAGATATTGAAATAACTATAAAACTATTAAAACATTTAGGTGTTAAGATTAAAATATATAAATCAACATATATAATTCAATCAAATAAAGTTAGAAAATATTCGATTCCGAACAATTTAGTTATCAGTACAAGAGCATCTATTTGGGCATTAGGAGCATTTTTAACCCGTTTTAAAAAAATTAAACTTGCATTTCCAGGAGGATGTAATATAGGACTTAGACCTATAGATATTCATATAGAAGGATTAAGAAAACTAGGAGCAATAATAAAAGTAAAAGATGGTTTTATTAAAGCATATGTAAAAAAAAAATTAAAAGGTGTCTGTATTATCATGAAAAAAATTAGCGTAGGAGCAACAATTAATATCATGAATGCAGCAATTTTAGCAGAAGGAACAACAATAATCAAAAATGCAGCAAAAGAACCTGAAATAATTGATACTGCTAATTTTCTTAATATGTTAGGAGCTAATATTGAAGGAGCAGGAAATTATAAAATCACTATAAAAGGAGTAAAAAGTTTAAAAGGAGGATCCTATAAAATACCTCCAGATAGAATAGAAACTGGAACATTTCTAGTAGCCGCTGCTATTTCTAAAGGAAAAATTACATGCCACAATACAAAAACAAATGTATTGGATTCAATATTAAGTAAACTAGAAGAATCAGGAGCAAAAATTAAAATTGGAATAAATTGGATAAGTCTTGATATGAAATATCAAAAACCTAAATCAGTAAATATAGTAACTGCTCCATACCCTGGTTTTCCAACAGATATGCAAGCACAGTTTACAATACTAAATATTACTTCACAAGGAAAAGGAACAATTAAAGAAACAATATTTGAAAATCGTTTCATGCATATTCCTGAAATAATTAAAATGGGAGCTAAAGTAAAAGTAAAAAAAAATAATATAATTTGTGATGGAGCGTCTAATTTATTATCTTCTGAAATTACAGCTAAAGATTTAAGATCTTCGGCTAGTCTAATACTAGCAGGATGCATAGCTCAAGGAAAAACTATAATAAATAATATATATCATATTCAGAGAGGTTATGAAAATATTTTATATAAATTAAAAATACTTGGAGCTAATATAAAAATTATTAAATAA
- a CDS encoding SAM-dependent methyltransferase translates to MSKKKSKSSSNWLKEHFNDKYVKLSLKNNLRSRSWFKLQQIDYKYSLFKKNMNIIDLGSAPGGWSNYAINRIGSKSEIIACDILPMNPILGVKFIQGDLRKYSTLKSIHQSIKGKKINFIMSDISPNISGNLIIDSLKSTNLCELVLQISIKFLDKHGFILIKSFHGTEFESLIKKIKLIFFEVKIHKPDASRSRSREIFILAKNKKNN, encoded by the coding sequence ATGTCTAAAAAAAAATCTAAGTCTTCTAGTAATTGGTTAAAAGAACACTTTAATGATAAATATGTTAAATTATCATTAAAAAATAATTTACGTTCTAGATCATGGTTTAAATTACAACAAATAGATTATAAATATAGTTTATTTAAAAAAAACATGAATATAATTGATTTAGGATCTGCTCCTGGAGGTTGGTCAAACTATGCAATTAATAGAATAGGTTCTAAAAGTGAAATTATAGCATGTGATATCTTACCTATGAATCCTATCCTTGGTGTTAAGTTTATTCAAGGAGATTTAAGAAAGTATTCAACTTTAAAATCGATTCATCAAAGTATTAAAGGTAAAAAAATAAATTTTATTATGTCAGATATATCTCCTAATATCAGTGGAAACTTGATTATTGATTCTTTAAAATCTACTAATTTGTGTGAGTTAGTTTTACAAATTTCAATAAAATTTTTGGATAAACACGGTTTTATTTTAATAAAATCATTTCATGGTACTGAATTTGAATCGCTTATTAAAAAGATAAAACTGATTTTTTTTGAAGTTAAAATTCATAAGCCAGATGCTTCACGTAGCCGTTCTCGTGAAATTTTTATTTTAGCTAAAAATAAAAAAAATAATTAA
- the greA gene encoding transcription elongation factor GreA: MINQTPMTLIGAEKLRQELKRLKYIKRPLIISAIKEARQHGDLKENAEYHAAREEQSFCEGRIKEIEFKLSNAQIIDIKKIPNKGKVIFGSTVTLLNLHNQDQFTCCIVGDDEADFKKNLISINSPIIRGIIGKKINDVSLVKTPGGNVKYKILNIQYI; encoded by the coding sequence ATGATTAATCAAACTCCTATGACTCTGATAGGCGCTGAAAAACTTCGTCAAGAATTGAAAAGATTAAAATATATAAAACGTCCTTTAATCATATCTGCTATAAAAGAAGCTAGACAACATGGTGATTTAAAAGAAAATGCGGAATATCATGCTGCTAGGGAAGAACAAAGTTTTTGTGAAGGTAGAATTAAAGAAATTGAATTTAAACTTTCTAATGCTCAAATTATAGATATAAAGAAAATACCTAATAAAGGCAAAGTAATTTTTGGTTCTACTGTAACTTTACTAAACTTACATAATCAAGATCAATTTACTTGTTGTATAGTAGGAGATGACGAAGCAGATTTTAAAAAAAATTTAATTTCTATAAATTCTCCTATAATTAGAGGAATCATAGGCAAAAAAATTAATGATGTATCTTTAGTTAAAACACCTGGAGGTAATGTAAAATATAAAATATTAAATATTCAATATATATAG
- a CDS encoding BolA/IbaG family iron-sulfur metabolism protein: MKIEKIKETLIKELKLTKVYIKGNEHHIEIIAIGDFFLRKSEVQRQQHVYKPLMNYITNKKIHAITIKAYTIKEWQSKKSIEIY, translated from the coding sequence ATGAAAATAGAAAAAATAAAAGAAACTTTAATAAAAGAGTTAAAATTAACAAAAGTATATATAAAAGGAAATGAACATCACATAGAAATTATCGCGATTGGAGATTTTTTTTTGAGAAAGAGTGAAGTACAAAGACAACAACATGTATACAAACCTCTGATGAATTACATAACAAATAAGAAAATTCATGCTATAACAATCAAAGCATATACTATAAAAGAATGGCAATCAAAAAAATCAATAGAAATATATTAA